The genomic interval CCACGTGGGCGCAGGTCCATCCTAAAGGGGTGGTCCCACGTTTTGACGTGTACTGAGCCTCTAGGGTAATCCCCTCCTCATGAAAGCAAAAGGGTGGTGTGGTAGACTTAAGGGCGTGGCCGCGATGCTATCCCCCCCGGGGGCGCTCTCCAAGGACAAAAAGAGGGCCATCCTCGAGGCCACCTTGGAGATCCTCCGGGAGATGGGGCTTTCCGGGCTGAAAATGGAGGAGGTGGCCCGGCGGGCAGAGGTGGGTAAGGGCACCATCTACCTCTACTTCCGCGACAAGAAGGACCTCCTGAAAAGCCTGGTGGAGGAACGCACCTGGGCCTTTTACCGGGAGGTGGAGGAGGTGGTGCGCCAAAAGGCGCCCTTTTTTGTGCGCCTCGAGGACCTGCTGAAGAAGCGCCTGGCCTGGATCGCCGAGTGGCGGGGGCTGTGGGCGGCGGTAGCCCGGGAGGCCATGGAGGACCCCACCCCCTGGCTCAAGGGGCTCCACCAGCACTACCTGGACCTCTTGGAGGAGCTGGTGCGAAGCGGACAGGAGGAGGGGGCCGTGCGCCCCGAGCTCTCCCCCAGGGCCACCGCCCACGTGATCGCGGCCTTGGGATGTACTCCCCAGCTGGAGGTGGAGGCTTATTTGGAACACCTCATGGAGGTGTTCCGGAAAGGAGTCGCGCCGTGAAAGAGTTCCGTCCCGGCGACAAGGTGGTCTTGCCCCCTTACGGGGTCGGCGTGGTGGCGGGCATAGCCCAAAGGAGCGTGAGCGGCATCAGCCGGGCCTATTACCAGGTGGACTTTCCCGGTTCCCGCTCCAAGGCCTACGTACCCGTGGAGGCTCCCCAAAGTGTGGGCATGCGCAAGGCCCTTGCCCCGGAGGAGGTGCCGGTCATCCTGGACCTCCTAAAGAACGGGCGCATGCCCCTGCCCAAGCAGTGGGCCGCCCGGCACCGCAAGACCAGCGAGATCCTAGCGGACGGGAACCCCTACCGCATCGCCCAGATGGCGGGGCAGCTCCGGGCCTGGGAGCTGGAACGGGGCCTGCCGGACCTGGACCGCCAGGCCCTCAGGCGGGCCATCTATCTCCTGGCGGAAGAAGTGTCCCAGACCCTGGAGATCACCGTGCAGGAAGCCAAGCGCCTCTTTGAGGAGGCCTGGGGCGAAGAGCTGAACTGAAACCCCTTGGGCCGACCAGGGCCTCGAGCTCCCGGGGCCCTGTTCCCACTCATCCCGGCTTCCTCAAGCCGCCAAAACCTGGCCTAAAGCAACAGGCTCCAGGTTTTCTTCTCCATCTCCAGGATGCGGGCCAAGTAGTGCTCCACCACCCCGGGATCCAGCCCCTCCACCTGGCCCTGGGCCATGACCTCCAGGTCGAAGAGCACCGCCTGGAACTCGGGGGCGGACCAGTGCTCGGCAAGTTCCCGCCAGGGCCCATCCCCCTCCACGTGGGCGTTCCAGGCCTCCAGGAAAAGCCGGTTCAGAAAGTAAAAGAACACCAGGCGGTAGGGGTAGGAAAAACCCTCCATCTCCTGGAGCAGGGCGATGTACTCCTGCCGCACCGGGTGCACCGGCTCCTTGGGGTCCGCCCCCTGGGAAAGAAGCCAGTCCAGCTCCTCCACCGTGGCCATGAGGGCCTGGACCAAGGGGGCCCGGTGGGGATGGGGGGCCTCCCTTAAAAGCCCCACCTGAAAGCGGTACAGGGCTTCCACGAAGGGAAAATCCTGCTTAAGCCAGAAGCCAAACCGCTCCTCGTCCCAGCGGAGGGGCAAGGACTTGATCTCCTCCAAGGCGTCCGGGCAACACCCAAATAGATCCTTAAAACGCCCCATACCCTCCCCCAAGAACCCCTTGCCGGACATAGCCGGCATGCCTCAGGGCCTCCACCGCCCTCTTGGCCTGGGCCTCGTCCTCCGCCAGGCCGAAGAAGGCGCTCCCCGAGCCCGACATCAAAACCCCCCTCAAGCCCAGGGCCTTAAGCCGGGCCTTCACCTCCCTTAGCTCCGGATGCAGGCGGAAGGCAGGGCCCTCGAGGCTGTTCCAATAGGGTGGCTCCTCCCCCCTCTCCAAGGCCTTAAGGATCTCCTCCACGGGAAGCTCGGGTCCGAAGTCGTGGGGCTTCACCTCCCCATACACCCTGGGGGTGGGGAGGCGCAGGCCCAAGGAAAAGACCACCACCGGCAAAGGGGAAAGGAAAAGGGGCCTAAGCCGCTCCCCCACCCCCCGGGCCTCCGCCACCCCCCCTTGGAGGAAGAAGGGGACATCGGCTCCCAGGGAAAGGGCCAGGGGGAAAAGGTCCACCTCCGCCGGGTAGAGCTCCTTCAGGCCCAAAAGCACCTGGGCGGCATCCGAACTCCCCCCGCCAAGGCCCGCCCCCTCGGGAAGGGCCTTCTCCAGGACGATGCGCACCCCCCCGGGCCAGCCCGCCGCCTCCAGGTAGGCCGCCGCCGCCCGGTAGGCCAGGTTCCTCCGCCCGTACCGCCCGCGGAACTCGATTCCCTCGGGGATGGGCTCCAGGAAAAGCCGGTCCCCGAAGGAAAGGCCCGCGAAGAGGGTGTGGAGCTCATGGTAGCCGTCCGGCCTCCTCCCCAGGAGGGAGAGGCCCAGGTTCACCTTGGCCACCGCTAGGCGTTCCATACCCTTGCCAAGGCCTCCGCCAAGGGAAGGTCCTCCGGATAGGTGATCTTGAAGGCAGCCCGCTCCCCCTCCACCAGGGCCACGGGATAGCCCAGGGCCCTCACCAACTGGGCATCGTCGGTGGCGGAAAGGCCCCGCTTCCTGGCATAGGCGTGGGCCTCCCGCAGGAGGGCGGTGAAGAAACCCTGGGGGGTCTGGACCAGGCGCAGGGCCTCCCGGGGCACCACCTCCCCGTACCCCTCCCCTTCCGGCCGGATGAGGGTGTCGGGAAGGGGCAAAACCGGCACCGCCGCCCCCGTGGTGCGGGTGGCCTCGAGGACCCGCGCCACAAGCCCTGGGCTCACGAAGGGCCGGGCCACGTCGTGGACCAGGACTAAAGGGAGGCTTGCCGCTTCCAGGAGGCGGGAAACCGACTCCTGCCGGGTTCTTCCCCCCTCCAAAAAGGTGGCCCGAAGCCCCTTGGGAGCCTCAACCCCGGGGGGCAGGGCCACCAGGACCTCCGCCGCCTGCGGAAAGGCATCCAGGGCCCACTCCAAGAGGGTCTTCCCCCCCACCCGCACGAAGGCCTTGGGCCCCAGGCCCAGCCGTTCCCCGTTCCCGGCGGCGGGGATCAGCACGGAAACCATGGAGTGTTCGCCCGTCGGCGAAGCAGCCACGATTCCCATGGTAGCATGGGCGCCATGAGCCTTTGGGAAGCCCTTCTCTTAGGGGTGGTGGAGGGCCTCACGGAGTTTTTGCCCGTTTCCTCCACCGGCCACCTGACCCTCCTCTTCCACCTCCTGGGCCTGCCCATCGCCGAAGATCCCTTCCTAAAAACCTTCCTCATCGCCATCCAGCTGGGGGCGATCCTGGCCATCCTAATCCTCTACGGAAGGCGCTTCGCCGTGGACCGGGCCCTCTGGCTGAGAATCGGCATCGCCTTCCTGCCCACCGCGGCCATGGGCTTCCTCCTCTACCCCCTCATCAAGGGGAAAATCCTGG from Thermus neutrinimicus carries:
- a CDS encoding TetR/AcrR family transcriptional regulator; the protein is MAAMLSPPGALSKDKKRAILEATLEILREMGLSGLKMEEVARRAEVGKGTIYLYFRDKKDLLKSLVEERTWAFYREVEEVVRQKAPFFVRLEDLLKKRLAWIAEWRGLWAAVAREAMEDPTPWLKGLHQHYLDLLEELVRSGQEEGAVRPELSPRATAHVIAALGCTPQLEVEAYLEHLMEVFRKGVAP
- a CDS encoding CarD family transcriptional regulator, which encodes MKEFRPGDKVVLPPYGVGVVAGIAQRSVSGISRAYYQVDFPGSRSKAYVPVEAPQSVGMRKALAPEEVPVILDLLKNGRMPLPKQWAARHRKTSEILADGNPYRIAQMAGQLRAWELERGLPDLDRQALRRAIYLLAEEVSQTLEITVQEAKRLFEEAWGEELN
- the ispE gene encoding 4-(cytidine 5'-diphospho)-2-C-methyl-D-erythritol kinase encodes the protein MERLAVAKVNLGLSLLGRRPDGYHELHTLFAGLSFGDRLFLEPIPEGIEFRGRYGRRNLAYRAAAAYLEAAGWPGGVRIVLEKALPEGAGLGGGSSDAAQVLLGLKELYPAEVDLFPLALSLGADVPFFLQGGVAEARGVGERLRPLFLSPLPVVVFSLGLRLPTPRVYGEVKPHDFGPELPVEEILKALERGEEPPYWNSLEGPAFRLHPELREVKARLKALGLRGVLMSGSGSAFFGLAEDEAQAKRAVEALRHAGYVRQGVLGGGYGAF
- the ispD gene encoding 2-C-methyl-D-erythritol 4-phosphate cytidylyltransferase, which encodes MVSVLIPAAGNGERLGLGPKAFVRVGGKTLLEWALDAFPQAAEVLVALPPGVEAPKGLRATFLEGGRTRQESVSRLLEAASLPLVLVHDVARPFVSPGLVARVLEATRTTGAAVPVLPLPDTLIRPEGEGYGEVVPREALRLVQTPQGFFTALLREAHAYARKRGLSATDDAQLVRALGYPVALVEGERAAFKITYPEDLPLAEALARVWNA